One segment of Actinomyces sp. 432 DNA contains the following:
- the rarD gene encoding EamA family transporter RarD, translating into MTDSVSPAPESRAVGAATPAPARTAASTGDAPGVAMVLSCYLLWGLFPLYFHLLHAAGSVEIIGHRLVWTLVTCLGLTAVRRSWPALRATVTTPRLCGTLAVSGLLVSVNWLVYVYAVNSGRTADAALGYFINPLVTVVLAAIFLGERLRRAQGIAVGIAVVAIIVLVVAQGSLPWISLSLALSFGLYGLVKKRVGAQVDALTGLTVESGCMTPVALAYFAWLYAGGHGALQGETASTGLAVGLVLAGPVTATPLLLFAAGTRRVPLSIVGLSQYITPVIQFLLAWAVFREEISPARWVSTALVWVAVVVFVTDLLWQLARRPRPAKH; encoded by the coding sequence GTGACTGACTCCGTCTCCCCCGCCCCCGAGTCCCGCGCCGTCGGCGCGGCGACGCCCGCTCCGGCGCGAACTGCCGCCAGCACCGGTGATGCCCCGGGTGTGGCCATGGTGCTCTCCTGCTACTTGCTGTGGGGCCTGTTCCCGCTGTACTTCCACCTGCTGCACGCCGCCGGCAGCGTGGAGATCATCGGACACCGCCTGGTATGGACCCTGGTTACCTGCCTGGGGCTCACCGCTGTGCGCCGCTCCTGGCCCGCGCTGCGCGCAACCGTGACCACGCCGCGACTCTGCGGCACGCTAGCGGTCAGCGGTCTGCTGGTGTCGGTGAATTGGTTGGTGTACGTCTACGCGGTCAACTCCGGCCGCACCGCGGACGCGGCCCTGGGCTACTTCATCAACCCGCTGGTAACGGTGGTGCTCGCGGCGATATTCCTGGGTGAGCGGCTGCGCCGCGCCCAGGGTATCGCCGTCGGTATTGCGGTGGTGGCCATCATCGTGCTGGTGGTGGCTCAGGGGTCACTGCCGTGGATCTCGCTGTCACTGGCCCTGTCATTCGGCCTGTACGGGCTGGTGAAGAAGCGCGTGGGCGCACAGGTGGATGCGCTCACCGGACTCACGGTGGAGAGCGGCTGCATGACGCCGGTAGCGCTGGCCTATTTCGCCTGGCTTTACGCCGGCGGGCACGGGGCGCTTCAGGGGGAGACGGCGTCTACGGGCCTGGCGGTGGGACTGGTACTGGCGGGCCCGGTGACGGCGACGCCGCTGCTGCTGTTCGCCGCGGGCACGCGCCGGGTGCCGCTGTCTATCGTGGGGCTCAGCCAGTACATCACCCCGGTCATACAGTTCCTGCTTGCCTGGGCCGTGTTCCGCGAAGAGATCTCGCCGGCACGCTGGGTGTCGACGGCGCTCGTGTGGGTGGCAGTGGTCGTATTCGTCACCGACCTGCTGTGGCAGCTGGCGCGCCGACCGCGCCCGGCCAAGCACTGA
- the infB gene encoding translation initiation factor IF-2 — MAKPRVHELAKELDPTGKKITSKVILAWLKDQGEFVKAASSTVEPPVARRVREHFAAQGEAKAPKPAAKPTAPASSAAPKPTPAAPKPGARPAAPTPRAAAPKPQGTAPKPAAAPKPAGPKPSRPTPAPAPTQAPGADQQPRPAAPTPGPRPAAPTPGPRPGAPRPGNNPYATSQGMPRPGGSGGRGRGKGPRPGAPRPGNNPYATSQGMPRPGGSGGQRPQGARPGQGGPRPGPRPGGSGGTRPQGARSGQGGPRPGPRPGGSAGPRPNPGMMPGRSSVARPGAPARGGQGGRGGRPGSGGRGGTGGGGPRGGFGGPRGGRGGRGSTQGAFGRGGGAPRGRKSRRAKRQEFEQQSAPTIGGVVVPRGDGSTPVRVRQGATLTDLAEKINANPAALVTVLFHLGEMATATQSLDEDTFALLGAELGYDVQIVSPEDEDRELLESFDIDLEAEEAGEDDAELLPRPPVVTVMGHVDHGKTKLLDAIRSTDVVAGEAGGITQSIGAYQVRVNLGDETRPITFIDTPGHEAFTAMRARGAEVTDIAILVVAADDGVMPQTVEALNHAQAAGVPIVVAVNKIDKEGANPEKIRGQLTEYGLVPEEYGGETMFVDISAKQRTNIDGLLEAVLLTADAALDLRANPSTDARGVTVEAKLDRGRGAVATVLVERGTLHVGDPIVAGSAYGRVRAMFDEHGNALEEAGPARPAQVLGLTSVPSAGDSFIVAPDDRTARQIADRREAAGRAAELAKRRKRVSLENLSDVLKEGKVDTLNLILKGDSSGAVEALEDSLLKIDVGDEVALRVIHRGVGAVTQSDVDLATVDSAVIIGFNVRPAVRVAELADREGVDMKFYTVIYNAIEDVEAAMKGMLKPIYEEVELGTAEIRQIFRSSKFGSIAGSIVRSGVIKRGAKARLVRDGVVVAGDLTVETLRREKDDVTEVREGYECGINLSFRDIAEGDVIETWEMREKPRD, encoded by the coding sequence GTGGCAAAACCACGCGTTCATGAGCTCGCGAAGGAGCTCGACCCCACTGGCAAGAAGATCACCTCCAAGGTGATTCTGGCCTGGCTCAAGGATCAGGGGGAGTTCGTCAAGGCGGCATCCTCCACCGTTGAGCCCCCCGTTGCTCGCCGGGTACGCGAGCACTTCGCCGCCCAGGGCGAGGCCAAGGCGCCCAAGCCAGCGGCGAAGCCAACCGCTCCCGCCTCCAGCGCCGCACCGAAGCCGACGCCGGCGGCGCCCAAGCCGGGGGCGCGCCCAGCCGCGCCTACGCCGAGGGCTGCGGCCCCGAAGCCGCAGGGCACCGCACCCAAGCCGGCAGCCGCACCCAAGCCTGCCGGGCCCAAGCCGTCGCGGCCTACGCCCGCTCCTGCACCCACGCAGGCGCCCGGCGCCGACCAGCAGCCCCGCCCGGCCGCACCGACTCCGGGACCGCGCCCCGCCGCCCCCACACCCGGGCCCCGTCCGGGTGCGCCGCGTCCGGGAAACAATCCCTACGCCACTTCGCAGGGCATGCCCCGGCCGGGCGGTTCCGGCGGCCGCGGTCGCGGCAAGGGGCCGCGTCCGGGTGCGCCGCGTCCGGGAAACAATCCCTACGCCACTTCGCAGGGGATGCCCCGGCCGGGCGGCTCCGGCGGCCAGCGTCCGCAGGGAGCCCGTCCAGGTCAGGGCGGTCCGCGCCCGGGGCCGCGTCCCGGCGGCTCCGGTGGTACGCGTCCGCAGGGAGCCCGCTCAGGTCAGGGCGGTCCGCGCCCGGGGCCGCGTCCCGGCGGCTCCGCAGGACCCCGGCCGAACCCGGGCATGATGCCCGGCCGCTCCTCAGTTGCGCGGCCCGGCGCTCCGGCCCGCGGCGGTCAGGGAGGCCGAGGCGGACGCCCCGGTTCTGGAGGCCGTGGAGGTACCGGCGGTGGCGGCCCGCGTGGCGGCTTCGGCGGTCCCCGTGGGGGCCGTGGCGGCCGCGGCTCGACGCAGGGCGCCTTCGGGCGCGGCGGCGGTGCTCCCCGCGGACGCAAGTCGCGTCGGGCCAAGCGCCAGGAGTTCGAGCAGCAGAGCGCGCCGACGATCGGCGGCGTCGTCGTCCCCCGCGGTGACGGTTCCACCCCGGTACGCGTGCGCCAGGGCGCCACGCTGACCGACCTGGCCGAGAAGATCAACGCCAACCCGGCGGCGCTGGTGACCGTTCTCTTCCACCTGGGTGAGATGGCCACCGCCACCCAGTCGCTGGACGAGGACACCTTCGCCCTGCTGGGCGCGGAGCTCGGCTACGACGTGCAGATCGTCTCTCCGGAGGACGAGGACCGCGAGCTGCTGGAGTCCTTCGACATTGACCTGGAGGCCGAGGAGGCCGGCGAGGACGACGCCGAGCTGCTGCCGCGTCCGCCGGTGGTAACCGTGATGGGCCACGTCGACCACGGTAAGACCAAGCTGCTGGACGCCATCCGCTCCACCGACGTGGTTGCGGGCGAGGCCGGCGGTATCACCCAGTCGATCGGCGCCTATCAGGTGCGCGTGAACCTAGGCGACGAAACGCGCCCGATTACGTTCATCGACACCCCCGGTCACGAGGCCTTCACCGCCATGCGTGCCCGTGGTGCCGAGGTGACCGATATCGCCATCCTGGTGGTTGCCGCGGACGACGGCGTGATGCCGCAGACCGTTGAGGCGCTCAACCACGCCCAGGCGGCCGGCGTGCCGATCGTGGTCGCCGTGAACAAGATCGACAAGGAGGGCGCCAACCCGGAGAAGATCCGCGGCCAGCTCACCGAGTACGGTCTGGTGCCCGAGGAGTACGGCGGCGAGACGATGTTCGTTGACATCTCCGCCAAGCAGCGCACCAACATCGACGGCCTGCTGGAGGCGGTCCTGCTGACCGCTGATGCGGCGCTGGACCTGCGCGCCAACCCGAGTACGGACGCCCGTGGCGTCACCGTGGAGGCGAAGCTGGACCGTGGTCGCGGCGCCGTCGCCACGGTCCTGGTGGAGCGCGGCACGCTCCACGTCGGGGACCCGATCGTCGCCGGCAGCGCCTACGGGCGCGTGCGTGCCATGTTCGATGAGCACGGCAATGCGCTGGAGGAGGCCGGCCCGGCCCGGCCGGCCCAGGTGCTTGGTCTGACCAGTGTCCCCAGTGCGGGCGACTCCTTCATCGTCGCCCCTGACGACCGCACCGCCAGGCAGATTGCCGACCGGCGCGAGGCCGCGGGGCGGGCTGCGGAGCTGGCCAAGCGCCGTAAGCGCGTGTCTCTTGAGAACCTCTCCGATGTCCTCAAGGAAGGCAAGGTTGACACCCTCAACCTCATCCTCAAGGGTGACAGCTCCGGTGCGGTCGAGGCGCTGGAGGACTCGCTGCTCAAGATCGACGTCGGCGACGAGGTGGCCCTGCGGGTCATCCACCGCGGCGTAGGCGCGGTCACGCAGAGCGACGTCGACTTGGCGACGGTGGACTCCGCCGTGATCATCGGCTTCAACGTACGACCCGCGGTGCGGGTTGCCGAGTTGGCCGATCGCGAGGGCGTGGACATGAAGTTCTACACCGTCATCTACAACGCCATCGAGGACGTCGAGGCAGCCATGAAGGGCATGCTCAAGCCGATCTATGAGGAGGTCGAGCTGGGTACGGCAGAGATCCGGCAGATCTTCCGCTCCTCGAAGTTCGGCTCGATCGCCGGCTCGATCGTCCGCTCGGGCGTCATCAAGCGCGGTGCCAAGGCACGGCTGGTGCGCGATGGCGTCGTGGTGGCCGGAGACCTCACGGTCGAGACACTGCGCCGCGAGAAGGACGATGTCACCGAGGTCCGTGAGGGCTACGAATGCGGTATCAACCTCAGCTTCCGTGACATTGCCGAGGGCGATGTCATCGAAACCTGGGAGATGCGCGAGAAGCCCCGCGACTGA
- a CDS encoding YlxR family protein — MSERTCIGCRGKAPRAQLLRLVLTDSGELAVDARAIMPGRGAWIHPDPECVDLAERRRAFGRALRMRGSPEVTRVRDWVRLHRADSGRACTPSPTGERQTDSKGG, encoded by the coding sequence GTGTCCGAACGCACCTGCATCGGCTGCCGTGGCAAGGCCCCCCGGGCGCAGTTGCTGCGCCTGGTCCTGACGGACAGTGGTGAGCTGGCCGTCGACGCCCGGGCCATCATGCCTGGGCGGGGCGCATGGATCCACCCGGACCCTGAGTGCGTCGACCTCGCCGAGCGCAGGCGCGCCTTCGGGCGCGCCCTACGCATGCGCGGATCACCCGAGGTGACCCGCGTGCGCGACTGGGTTCGCCTTCACAGGGCGGACAGCGGTCGCGCGTGCACACCGTCCCCGACCGGGGAACGGCAGACCGATAGCAAAGGCGGGTAG
- the nusA gene encoding transcription termination factor NusA, whose protein sequence is MDINMPELRGAADELGIDLDNLLPAIEDAILGAYSKVPGAIRGAHVEIDRRSGHMTVLAPEVDENDEPTGEYFDDTPEDFGRIAQATARSVIVQRIQDRRDFEVLGAFKDKAGELISGTVEQGRDPRLVYVRLDDEHEGIMPPHEQVPGEHYKHGDRIRAYVTEVSRGPKGAQIILSRTHPGLVRKLFEREVPEIAAGDVEVVSVAREAGHRTKVAVSARVRGVNAKGACIGPMGQRVRAVMAELGGEKIDIVDYSEDPARFVANALSPARVASVTVLDADERSARAIVPDFQLSLAIGKEGQNARLAARLTGWKIDIHADTESGDVTPGRDSRADDVTGPSAPGAED, encoded by the coding sequence ATGGACATCAACATGCCGGAGCTGCGCGGTGCAGCCGACGAGCTGGGCATCGACCTGGACAATCTGCTGCCCGCCATCGAGGACGCCATCCTGGGCGCCTACAGCAAGGTCCCCGGCGCCATCCGCGGCGCGCACGTGGAGATCGACCGCCGCAGCGGACACATGACAGTGCTTGCCCCGGAGGTCGACGAGAACGACGAGCCCACCGGCGAGTACTTCGACGACACCCCCGAGGACTTCGGCCGCATCGCCCAGGCCACTGCCCGCTCGGTGATCGTGCAGCGCATCCAGGACCGTCGCGACTTCGAGGTCCTGGGTGCCTTCAAGGACAAGGCCGGCGAGCTCATCTCCGGAACCGTCGAGCAGGGGCGCGACCCGCGCCTGGTTTACGTGCGCCTGGATGACGAGCACGAGGGGATCATGCCTCCGCACGAGCAGGTCCCCGGTGAGCACTACAAGCACGGTGACCGCATTCGCGCCTACGTCACCGAGGTGTCCCGCGGCCCCAAGGGCGCCCAGATCATCCTGTCCCGCACCCACCCGGGCCTGGTGCGCAAGCTGTTCGAGCGCGAAGTGCCGGAGATCGCCGCCGGCGACGTCGAGGTCGTCTCGGTAGCGCGCGAGGCCGGGCACCGCACCAAGGTCGCGGTCAGCGCACGCGTGCGCGGCGTCAATGCGAAGGGTGCCTGCATCGGCCCCATGGGGCAGCGGGTGCGCGCGGTCATGGCGGAGCTGGGCGGGGAGAAGATCGACATCGTCGACTACTCGGAGGATCCAGCCCGCTTCGTCGCCAACGCCCTTTCGCCGGCTCGTGTCGCCTCCGTAACGGTGCTCGACGCCGATGAGCGTTCCGCCCGTGCCATCGTCCCGGACTTCCAGCTCTCGCTTGCGATCGGCAAGGAGGGGCAGAACGCACGCCTGGCGGCCAGGCTGACAGGTTGGAAGATCGACATCCACGCAGACACCGAGTCCGGTGACGTCACCCCCGGGCGCGATTCCCGCGCCGACGACGTGACTGGTCCCTCAGCACCCGGCGCTGAGGACTGA
- the rimP gene encoding ribosome maturation factor RimP has protein sequence MTDASVRSQEPGLRQLLAPIVEQSGLFLEDVRLARAGKYTTLRVVVDLADGPGDLDLETLGEVTQSISDAVDAADPVAGQYTLEVTTPGAERELHTPRHFRRAVGHSAVITTAEEQTLQGEVTAADADTVTLSVDDSPRTIALADITAARMVVSM, from the coding sequence ATGACCGACGCCTCCGTCCGGAGCCAGGAGCCCGGCCTGCGCCAGCTGCTCGCCCCCATCGTCGAGCAGAGCGGGCTCTTCCTGGAGGACGTGCGCCTGGCCCGCGCCGGCAAGTACACCACGCTGCGGGTAGTTGTAGACCTCGCCGACGGCCCCGGTGACCTCGACCTGGAGACCCTCGGCGAGGTCACCCAGTCCATTTCCGACGCCGTCGACGCAGCAGACCCGGTGGCCGGCCAGTACACGCTGGAGGTGACAACCCCCGGCGCCGAGCGGGAACTGCACACGCCCCGCCACTTCCGCCGCGCCGTCGGCCACAGCGCGGTAATCACCACCGCCGAGGAGCAGACGCTGCAGGGCGAGGTCACCGCCGCCGACGCCGACACCGTGACCCTTTCCGTCGACGACTCGCCCCGCACCATCGCGCTCGCTGACATCACCGCCGCCCGTATGGTCGTGAGCATGTAA
- a CDS encoding sensor histidine kinase: MAAQVNMLELRSRVPNLSGQFWFFLAATAFLSILDFVSVTLERGLTSALWSTILLALLGVAAGICPGIGGGLLVATCGLVQLLPEQIADSRAILKLGYLVLALWASRRRCLLFGTGVMVLRGAVFASFPSVSAFVESALITVLLCGTSGYLIGEYQRRGDRMAQRVHVLELEQQLAESRIRATLGADLHDTVATDLTQIVLRCQIAAGNRQSSAAVMSEIENDARVALQHVRTVVAVLRPATDKSLRRDLRAAADECAELLRAHGFDVDIETEKTVSEERSAATDDELLGLVLREATVNIIKYAADKGDVNITLSLTDQGNRHP; encoded by the coding sequence ATGGCTGCGCAGGTGAATATGCTGGAACTGCGGTCTCGCGTGCCCAACCTGTCCGGGCAGTTTTGGTTTTTCCTGGCCGCCACAGCCTTCCTTTCAATACTCGATTTCGTGTCCGTGACACTCGAGCGCGGGCTGACATCCGCGTTGTGGAGCACAATTCTCCTGGCGCTTCTCGGGGTGGCAGCGGGAATATGTCCGGGAATCGGCGGAGGGCTACTCGTGGCCACGTGTGGGCTGGTTCAGCTTCTGCCGGAGCAAATCGCGGATTCGAGGGCCATTCTAAAATTGGGCTATTTGGTGTTGGCTCTGTGGGCGTCCAGGAGGCGGTGCCTGCTGTTCGGTACGGGTGTTATGGTTCTGCGGGGCGCCGTGTTCGCCTCGTTTCCGAGCGTGTCAGCATTTGTTGAGAGCGCGTTGATTACCGTACTTCTTTGCGGAACATCCGGTTACCTCATTGGCGAATACCAGCGTCGTGGGGACCGAATGGCGCAGCGTGTACACGTGCTCGAGCTCGAACAACAACTCGCTGAATCCAGGATACGAGCGACGCTTGGCGCCGATTTGCATGACACGGTAGCTACCGATCTGACGCAAATCGTACTGCGGTGCCAAATTGCTGCAGGAAACAGGCAGTCATCCGCGGCGGTCATGTCAGAGATCGAGAATGATGCCCGTGTGGCGTTGCAACACGTTCGTACTGTCGTAGCCGTGCTGCGGCCCGCAACTGACAAGTCCCTGCGGCGAGATCTACGGGCGGCGGCGGATGAATGCGCAGAACTACTGCGTGCGCATGGGTTTGACGTTGATATAGAGACCGAGAAAACGGTTAGCGAGGAGCGATCCGCCGCTACCGATGATGAACTGCTCGGGCTCGTGCTGCGGGAGGCCACCGTCAATATCATCAAGTACGCGGCAGACAAGGGGGACGTTAACATAACCCTGAGTCTTACCGACCAGGGGAACAGACATCCTTAG
- a CDS encoding proline--tRNA ligase, which translates to MSQAFIRTLREDPADAEVASHKLLVRAGYIRRTAPGVYTWLPLGLRTLRKVEAIVREEMDAISQEVLFPALLPAEPYKATGRWDDYGPTLFKLTDRKDADYLLAPTHEEMFTLLVKDLYSSYKDLPVSIYQIQTKYRDEARPRAGVIRGREFVMKDSYSFDIDDAGLEASYQAHRAVYQRIFKRLGLEYVIVNAMSGAMGGSHSEEFLHPSPIGEDTFVRTDGGYAANAEAVTTPVPADVDASGVGPAREVDTPDAPTIETLVDFINAVHPRSDGRAWTAADTLKNVVVALTHPDGERELLVVGIPGDRDVDMRRLEAAVAPAEVEIATDSDFAAHPELVRGYIGPAVIGPNSPKRRVERDAEGNEVLTGSVRYLLDPRVVPGTAWVTGANAPQRHVLDLVAGRDFTADGTIEAAEIREGDPAPDGSGPLHLARGIELGHIFALGRKYARALGLTVLDENGKSRIVTMGSYGIGVTRALAALAESNHDEQGLAWPIQVAPYQVQVLATGKDDAVFEAAAELAGALDAAGVEVLYDDRRKVSAGVKFKDAELLGMPYTVVVGRDLAKDGTVEIRDRRSGERVSVPVADAAGQVVEAVRAALTALDGDERGV; encoded by the coding sequence ATGTCCCAGGCCTTCATCCGTACTCTGCGCGAGGACCCCGCCGACGCCGAGGTCGCCAGCCACAAGCTGCTGGTGCGCGCCGGCTACATCCGCCGCACCGCACCCGGCGTCTACACCTGGCTGCCGCTGGGACTGCGCACCCTGCGCAAGGTCGAGGCGATCGTCCGCGAGGAGATGGACGCCATCTCCCAGGAGGTGCTATTCCCGGCGCTGTTGCCTGCGGAGCCCTACAAGGCCACCGGCCGTTGGGACGACTACGGGCCCACCCTGTTCAAGCTGACCGACCGCAAGGACGCGGACTACCTGCTGGCGCCTACCCACGAGGAGATGTTCACCCTCCTGGTCAAGGACCTGTACTCCTCCTACAAGGACTTGCCGGTGTCCATCTACCAGATCCAGACCAAGTACCGCGACGAGGCCCGCCCGCGCGCCGGCGTAATCCGCGGCCGCGAGTTCGTCATGAAGGACTCCTACTCCTTCGACATCGACGACGCCGGCCTGGAGGCCTCCTACCAGGCGCACCGCGCCGTCTACCAGCGCATCTTCAAGCGGCTGGGTCTGGAGTACGTGATCGTCAACGCCATGAGTGGTGCCATGGGCGGCTCCCACTCCGAGGAGTTCCTGCACCCCTCGCCCATCGGCGAGGACACCTTCGTGCGCACCGACGGCGGTTATGCCGCCAACGCGGAGGCGGTAACCACTCCCGTTCCCGCCGATGTCGACGCCTCCGGGGTCGGCCCGGCCCGGGAGGTGGACACGCCCGACGCTCCCACCATCGAGACCCTGGTGGACTTCATCAATGCTGTCCACCCGCGTTCCGACGGGCGCGCCTGGACCGCTGCGGACACGCTCAAGAACGTCGTCGTCGCCCTGACTCATCCCGACGGTGAGCGCGAGCTGTTGGTCGTCGGAATTCCCGGAGACCGCGACGTCGACATGCGGCGCCTGGAGGCCGCCGTCGCCCCCGCCGAGGTGGAGATTGCCACCGACTCCGACTTCGCCGCCCACCCCGAGCTGGTGCGCGGCTACATCGGCCCCGCCGTCATCGGCCCCAACTCGCCGAAGCGCCGCGTGGAGCGGGACGCAGAGGGCAATGAGGTGCTCACCGGCTCGGTGCGCTACCTCCTCGACCCGCGGGTGGTGCCCGGCACCGCCTGGGTCACCGGTGCCAACGCCCCCCAGCGGCACGTACTTGACCTGGTGGCCGGACGCGACTTCACCGCCGACGGCACCATTGAGGCGGCGGAGATCCGCGAGGGCGACCCCGCCCCCGACGGCTCCGGCCCCCTGCACCTGGCTCGCGGCATCGAGCTCGGGCACATCTTCGCCCTGGGACGCAAGTACGCGCGCGCCCTGGGCCTTACCGTCCTGGACGAGAACGGCAAGTCCCGTATCGTCACGATGGGTTCCTATGGCATCGGCGTCACCCGCGCACTGGCGGCCCTGGCCGAGTCCAACCACGACGAGCAGGGACTGGCCTGGCCCATCCAGGTGGCTCCCTACCAGGTGCAGGTCCTGGCAACCGGCAAGGACGACGCCGTCTTCGAGGCCGCCGCCGAGCTGGCCGGTGCGCTGGACGCGGCCGGGGTGGAGGTCCTGTACGACGACCGCCGCAAGGTCAGTGCCGGTGTAAAGTTCAAGGATGCCGAGCTGCTCGGCATGCCCTACACGGTGGTGGTTGGCCGCGACCTGGCCAAGGATGGCACCGTGGAGATCCGTGACCGCCGCAGCGGCGAACGGGTTTCGGTGCCGGTCGCCGACGCTGCCGGGCAGGTTGTGGAGGCCGTGCGCGCAGCTCTCACCGCCTTGGACGGAGACGAACGAGGCGTCTGA
- a CDS encoding winged helix-turn-helix domain-containing protein, giving the protein MPSTSEPLDPVIHAQSRLRIMATLAAVPRGDALVFPRLRELLGMTAGNLSTHLSRLEEAGYVEQNKTFSGRMPATYVSLTPRGRAAFTEYTRQLRALLDAE; this is encoded by the coding sequence ATGCCCAGCACCAGCGAACCGCTCGACCCGGTCATTCACGCCCAGTCCCGCCTGCGGATCATGGCCACCCTGGCCGCGGTCCCCCGGGGAGACGCCCTGGTCTTCCCCCGTCTGCGCGAGCTGCTGGGCATGACGGCGGGCAACCTGTCCACCCACCTGTCACGGCTGGAGGAGGCGGGTTACGTGGAGCAGAACAAGACCTTCTCCGGACGCATGCCCGCCACCTACGTCTCGCTCACGCCTCGAGGCCGCGCGGCCTTCACCGAATACACCCGGCAACTACGCGCCTTGCTGGATGCCGAGTGA
- the ispG gene encoding flavodoxin-dependent (E)-4-hydroxy-3-methylbut-2-enyl-diphosphate synthase produces MTEAISLGMPTVREEPAVLAPRKPTRKIRVGDIDVGGDAPISVQSMTTTKTHDIGATLQQIAELTAAGCDIVRVACPTDKDAAALPVIAKQSRIPVIADIHFNPKYVFAAIEAGCGAVRVNPGNIRKFDDKVAEICKAASDHGTSLRIGVNAGSLDPRLLKKYGKATPEALVESAVWEASLFEECGFHDFKISVKHHDVVTMVQAYQLLSERGDWPLHLGVTEAGPAFQGTIKSCAAFGTLLAQGIGDTIRVSLSAPPVEEVKVGTKLLEFMGLRERKLEIVSCPSCGRAQVDVWSLAESVEDGLKDLTAPLRVAVMGCVVNGPGEAREADLGCASGNGKGQIFVRGKVVKTVPEDQVVETLLEYAQDMAEQMRSEFGEEALAGTSPSVVASA; encoded by the coding sequence GTGACAGAAGCGATCTCCCTTGGTATGCCGACCGTGCGTGAGGAGCCCGCGGTCCTGGCCCCGCGCAAGCCCACTCGCAAGATCCGTGTCGGTGATATCGATGTCGGAGGTGATGCCCCGATCTCGGTGCAGTCGATGACCACCACCAAAACCCACGACATCGGCGCCACCTTGCAGCAGATCGCGGAACTGACCGCGGCCGGCTGTGACATCGTGCGAGTGGCCTGCCCCACGGACAAGGATGCCGCCGCCCTGCCGGTGATCGCCAAGCAGTCGCGCATCCCCGTGATTGCCGATATCCACTTCAACCCCAAGTACGTGTTTGCCGCGATCGAGGCCGGCTGTGGGGCCGTGCGCGTAAACCCCGGCAACATTCGCAAGTTCGATGACAAGGTCGCCGAGATCTGCAAGGCCGCCTCTGACCACGGCACCTCCCTGCGCATCGGTGTGAACGCCGGCTCCCTGGACCCGCGCCTGCTGAAGAAGTACGGCAAGGCCACCCCCGAGGCGCTGGTGGAGTCCGCCGTGTGGGAGGCGAGCCTGTTCGAGGAGTGCGGCTTCCACGACTTCAAGATCTCCGTTAAGCACCACGACGTGGTCACCATGGTGCAGGCCTACCAGCTGCTCAGCGAGCGGGGGGACTGGCCACTGCACCTGGGTGTGACCGAGGCCGGCCCCGCGTTCCAGGGCACCATCAAGTCCTGCGCCGCCTTCGGGACCCTGCTCGCGCAGGGCATCGGCGACACTATCCGCGTCTCCCTGTCCGCTCCGCCGGTGGAGGAGGTCAAGGTCGGCACCAAGCTGCTGGAGTTCATGGGGCTGCGCGAGCGCAAGCTGGAGATCGTCTCCTGTCCGTCGTGTGGGCGCGCCCAGGTGGACGTGTGGTCGCTGGCCGAGTCCGTGGAGGACGGCCTGAAGGACCTGACGGCTCCGTTGCGCGTGGCCGTCATGGGATGCGTGGTCAATGGCCCCGGGGAGGCCCGTGAGGCCGACCTCGGCTGTGCTTCGGGCAACGGCAAGGGCCAGATCTTCGTGCGCGGCAAGGTGGTCAAGACTGTTCCCGAGGACCAGGTGGTTGAGACGCTGCTGGAGTACGCCCAGGACATGGCCGAGCAGATGCGCTCGGAGTTCGGGGAGGAGGCCCTGGCCGGCACTTCCCCGAGCGTGGTCGCCTCCGCCTGA